The Betta splendens chromosome 12, fBetSpl5.4, whole genome shotgun sequence genome contains the following window.
AACTAGAAAAGTAACAGGAATAGTAATTCAAGGTTGTCCGGGCAATGACCACTGGCTCACCAAATTCAAGCTTCAGCACAGCATGGATGGAAGCACTTGGACTGAATACACAGCTGATGGACAGGTGAGTAACAGACGTGGATTTGATGTTGACAGTAAAAATGGACAGCTGTCTGTGATACTGGACCCTTTTCCACGTCCAGTCTTTCCCAGGTTCAACAGACAGGAACACTCCGGACACCCAGCTGCTGGGTACGCCCGTGTCAGCCAAGTACGTCCGCATCCTCCCGCTGGAGTATCACGATGAAGCAGGCCTTCGCTTCGACGTCTTGGGATGCACGCCTGACTGTGAGAAAAGCTCTCTATTGGTGCGCATAGTCCAGTTTAACATTCCAGCAATGATTAATGAAATTTTCCTCTAACAGATGCGATAACATGTGCTAGCAAGCCCAACTTCAACTTTGCCATTGATCAAATGAGGTGAGTGAAGCATAGTTCATGTGTAGCACTGTATTTTTAATGCACCCATTCATTTTGTCTTATTCCTTGCAGCGTCCATTGCCCAGCACAGTGTTCAAAAGCTAGCTACAACCTATACGGCACTACAGTGTATCGTGGGGTATGTGACTGTCCACACAGAGCTAAAGGATGCTCTTGTATCTATTATTAGTTGATTAACTCTCTTTTGACCTTCTTAAACAGGACTCaaacatctgtgcagcagctaTTCACGCTGGAGTGATACTAAATGATGTTGGAGGAGACTGCACTTTGCTGAAAGCAGCGGGACAGAACTTTTATCCCGGCTCCACCAGGCACGGCATCACCTCGAAGCAGTAAGTAACCGACGAACCGCCTCCTCTTTCCTGCGGTAGTGAGTCGGTTCAGGGACGCTTAATTCACGCAAACGTATTTCTGCAGATTTGATGGAAACTATGGTGTGTCGTACACTTTTGCAGACGGGGGTGAGTCACGTTCATGAGTCGTCTAATGAATCAAGaacttttgttggtttttctCATTCAAAGTATATTTTTAAACCCTAAAAATGGTTCCCAACTTTGTTCCTCCCACCTACAGAGCTGAGGTGTCCAGGGGACGACTGGTACGAGTTTGGAGAGTACTGCTACAAACCCTTCGATGACAAAAAGACATGGCACAATGCCCGTcacagctgcaggagcctgGGTGCGGACCTTGTCTCCATCCGCTCCATGACGGAGCAGAGCTGGCTGGAGAGCTACCTGTACTTGGGTATGGATTTAGAAAAGTGGGAGGTTTCAGCTTCTTTAATGGTATAAAGTAGTAAAATAATCTTTTTAACAGCCACCAGTGACACGTGGACTGGTCTGAATGACCTGGTTATACCTGGTATGTTCACCTGGAGTGATGAACACATGGTGACCTTCACCTACTGGGCTCCAGGAGAACCAAACAACCACGATGGGTTCAGCGAGGACTGTGTCGAGATGCTGCACCAGGTGAGATGAACGGAAAGGCATTAGCAACAATTCAAGCATTTCACCCTCAGATGGAACATAAacttcatgtatttatttatgctaATTTCGCTTTTCAGACTGGCAGGTGGAACGATGTCTCCTGTAACGAGCTCAATACCTACACATGCAAAAAACCCAAATCTCATTACCCAGTACCTTCTGCGAAACCTACAGTGTATGGATGTCCTGAGGTAAAACTAATGCCGCTCCACTGTTTAGTGTTGCTGCTTTTGTACAGGAATATGGCCAACTAATGTTAACGCTTATGTCGATGGAGGGCTAGGTGTAAATAGAATACATGGATGGTACAGTAAGCGCcttgtttctctgtgtcagGGATGGGAAGCCTACGGCTACTCCTGCTACTGGATGGAGGACAAAACCATGAAATGGTCTGAGGCGAAGGATTTCTGTAAAGAGAAGGACAGCTTCATGCTGCACATCGGAGACATGTGAGTGGGAGgagaaaacagtgcagttaaaatcaCGACTGACAGATCGTTGGTGAATTCTCTGGtctgtgttgtgctgcagctaTGAGCAGGCACATTTTACAGTGGCGCTGTCAGGGAAGACGGGCTTGTGGTGGATCGGCCTGCGGGCTCACGGAGGGCTCGGTGGAGGGGTGGATTACATCTGGGACAACGACGCGCCTCTCACCTTCACCCACTGGGACAAAAACCAACCAGGTGGAGCTCTAACACTTCTAACACCATCAAATCTGtgggacagacaggcagacataaAATATACACGTCATAAAACTATTCTCCTTCTCGTCTCCAGACAACGGGGATGGCAGCTGTGTGGCTATGACAACAGGCCGAATTGGTGGCTTCTGGGATGACCAGCCATGCTTGGATAAACACTCCTTCGTCTGTGAGAAACCTAGGCCCGACATCTCCCCACCTACGAAACCGCCCACTCCTCCGCCATCGCAAGGCTGTGCCAACGGCTGGACGGCGCTGCCTCACTTCAGACAATGTTACAAGGTATATGAGACAGTAAATGAACAGCTAGCTCCTGCAGGGCTTCGTTAGATCAGTGGTTAAGTTTCCATAAATGATTTGTTGCAGCTCTTCCACAATGTGGCCCCGTCCCTGAGGAAAAGCTGGGAGGGAGCACTTGAAGACTGTGCCTCCAGAGGCGCAAATCTGGTCAGCATCCAcaaccaggaggaggaggagttcctGGCTCAGTACAGCAAAGGCAGCACTAAGTGGATCGGCCTTAAAAACAATCCACTAGAAGGAGGTAGGTTCCATCTGTGCATCATTTTAGACATAGCTAGAGGTAGAAACACACAACTGGTGACGCGTCCGTTATCCCAGGGTTCTCTTGGAGTGACGGCACACCGCTCGCTCACACCAACTGGGGCGCAGGGGAGCCCAACAACCACGATGGCCGCGAGGACTGTGTAGAGATGGTGAGCTCCACCAACGGCACCCACTCCTGGTGGAACGATCAATTCTGCGGCGCCCACCAGGACTGGATATGCATGATCGCCAAGGGGAAGAATCCCATCATACCTCCAGTTCCCCCACCAGACATCCCAGGTACACGGCACAAAGCTTCTGTagaccacagacagagacatTTAGGATTTTACagtagaaaaaacacaaacaaatgagccAAAATTACAGTCTAGTTTCCTCCGCCAGCTCCTGACTGCGGAACCAACGTGGGCTGGAGgaagaacaacaacatctgCTACTACTACAACGACACCGACATAGTGGACTTCCACACAGCTCTGATGCGCTGCTACGCAGAGAAAGCGCTGCTCGCGTCCATCCACAGCGACGAGGAACAGACCTTTGTGAACAGCATGGTACGTGCGCGTGTCCTCTCGGAGGGGCGTTTACAGCGGCGCACTGCTGGTGTAATGCTAATATGTTTGTGCTGACTTACAGGTGGGGACAGGGAGGATTGACGGAGCCTGGATTGGAATGAGGGCATCTGATATAATAAATGAACATTACGTGTATGTACTTAGCCTCGTTCCTTAGCCTCCACGCTAGCTCAGCTCTTCAAGGTTCTCATACTAGCCACAATATCAGAGTGAATTGGGTTTTATCTCAACAGCTGGGTGGACTCTTCCCCAGTGACATACACTCACTGGGCTCCGGGTGAGCCCAACAATGCCAACGGGGAGGAGCAATGTGTTCAGATGTACAAGCACTACGGTACGGGAACTCAATTAATGAGTGCGTGATTCTGTTTGAGGATTGCGCTCTCACCAGTGCCTGGCACCAACGCTGAACGTTGTTTGTGTTAAAGGTGGATGGAACGATGCCAACTGCGGTCGGGCTGGAGCAGGATACGTGTGCAAGAAGCTCCCAGGAGATATCcacacccctcctccacccacacagCCATGGGAGGGTAACTGCCCTGAAGGTAACACACATTTTAAGTATGAGcacattcatgttttttttcttcatttgttaATGGCCCtcatgttatatatatatatatatatatatacacacacacacacacacacacacacacacaacctggtGACTCTTGGTTTCTCTCTTGCTTCCCTGCAGGGTGGATGCTTTTCAAGGACAAATGCTTCATGTTTAAAGGGAAAAAGCATGACATGCGAGGCAGCTGGCCTTTCGCCCGAAACTGGTGCAAAGAGCAGGGAGGAGAGCTGGCGGTCATCGACAGCCAGTACGAGAACGGTAAGATCAGCAGACGGTGATGTGAAAGGCGCCGGTCCGGAGGCCGCTCTCTGTTTCAACGTCTCCCTCCGTGCTGCAGACTTTGTGGCCAGTTACCTGCGGGACCTGGAGCACCCCACGTGGATCGGCCTGTCGGACCTCTTGGTGGAGAATCAGTATGCGTGGAGCGATGGGGTCAGTCCAGTGCTGTACACCAACTGGAACGACAAGGAGCCCAACAATGCGGGTGGAGCGGTGAGAAGACGCTGCACACCCTGAAACACTGTTCAGACAATAAAGCTGATATTCTTTGCTTGAGTGGGACACTCTCACCCTTCACTTTCTTGTCGATACCAACAGGAACATTGTGTAGCAATGACTCACAGTCACCTGGTGACCGGCAGGTGGAATGATGATGCCTGTCATAAAAACTATAGCTTCGTCTGCTACAGGAAGAAATGTCAGTATTCGTCCAATGGTAAATTATATCCAATAACAAATCGCAGAAAACACCTTACTCGTTACTATTCTCCTTTCACAGCAAGCAGCATTAAGCCTCCTCCCCCGACCAAGAGCCCCTGCCCAGCTTGGTACCCCATCTCCTGGTACAACAACTGCTACAAGCTGGTGGAAGAGGCGGCGACCTGGGACGCCGCGCAGGCAGCCTGCAAGATAAAGGGAGGCAACCTGGCGAGCATCGACATGAGCTACGACCAGGCTTTCATCGCAGGAGTGGTGCTGCAGGGCAGAGCAGACGCCTGGATCGGCCTCAGGCGCAAGGTGCGTGCTTTTAGCCTGAACGCCCCAAAACACGACTGTGgttaaataaactgaaaatgtCGTCTGGGAATTTGGTTGAGCAAACACCTGAGCTCATACTGTAATCGTGCAGGATGACAGCTCCTACTCGTGGACTGATGGCTGGCCAGTGTTTTTCACCGAATGGGGACCAGGAGAACCCACCAACGTCAAGGACGAGGGCTGTGTCAGCATGCACGCCTCACGGGCCTTCCACGGAACGTGGAACGACACCAAGTGTGACCTGGAAAAGCCGTACATCTGCAAGTACTCCACAGGTAGAGCTGATACTTCTCTCTGCTGCATCCGTTCACAACCATAATGACGACGGATTAGGTCACAGAAAAAGCGTTGCTGACTGTAACTCACATCGTCTTCTAGAGAAGCCGCCGGCGACTCCCGCCCCTGGCGGTGGGATGTGTCTGAAGCACTGGGCCCCGTATGGCCGCCACTGTTACTTTGTCTACAACGACGTAAAGGGCTACTCGTGGCCGGACTCCCGCCACCACTGCCAGACATTCGAGGCAGAGCTGGTATCCATTCACAGCAGGGCAGAGGTGGAGTTCATCAGGACCCTCAACTCCAGCAAAAAACACAACGTCTGGATCGGCCTCACCAGGGACAGTCACTGTGAGTACACAAAGAGCAACGGCACcgttgatttatttgtttttaatctgaaTGACTTCGCAGCTTTGAGGATTCCCACTTACGTGGTTCTGTTTTTACGTTAAAGTT
Protein-coding sequences here:
- the LOC114867428 gene encoding macrophage mannose receptor 1; the protein is MDRRRRMLLQLLGLVALLACAQCQCQSGWREYENKCYFFSTDVKSWDEANAFCLSQDSKLMSIQDINERLWMRTQIGQEIYWIGLNDKFIEGVWEWSDGSPFIEYLSYWMPGQPDNYGDDPGEDCGQVIGYSFGHWNDENCNVPRKYICKHINPNPGPQCDLSSGWRQYGSNCYKLKTDTRKSWAVARHDCLQEGGDLVSITTAEEEQYVMGAQDGSEVDLWIGFTTLKCNTLSCQVEVGNSQFTWSDALQGSYTNWASGQPEVDTQAGSCSVLIRDASAEFGKWRTNPCRHERPYMCKRRLNTICPLGWLSFAGSCYWMVSNNFLLTTWHEAHLRCLDMSAHLVIINSQEEQMFINGKLPDFHQVDIPDVWIGLSDKDKDGEFKWVDKTAITFSNFGPGWPRNTEVLWDCGQIFTGNYEGKWETTNCFKSLGFICEMTGGQGPKPTAAPDSHCDRGYLLYGDHCYHFETEMAKNWHDAEARCVSEQGHLVSFQSQDELSFLTAHMPGEAWTGLNDIDNEGHFVYTDRSSTGFLPWAPNQPDNWQGNEDCVQLRGMNHHEAGLINDDFCSSNKEYICKKAKGQGPPPQPPTSGPGWNEKCGSWTPDPFNDYCYLFNYMSMRTWAEARADCVNQGGDLVSITDPFEQAFIHGVIQQVPTGISLWMGGHDSIVEGGWEWTDGAPFRYIHWNAGNPDDYYGEDCLTMLINSGYWNDDNCEYKRGYICKRRGLTPKPPPPHDGYMTALVCQDSTAVLHCPHESVINIQSAFYGRKSADICPHLDESGGTCTVEGILPHYRKMCDNHAICFAYAHVEQDPCPSVSKYLEITYTCEQKVCLHGLGVEDGNITDPQLSASSSIGQFTPNKARLHGNSCWMPSGNPTSSWIQADLGQTRKVTGIVIQGCPGNDHWLTKFKLQHSMDGSTWTEYTADGQSFPGSTDRNTPDTQLLGTPVSAKYVRILPLEYHDEAGLRFDVLGCTPDYAITCASKPNFNFAIDQMSVHCPAQCSKASYNLYGTTVYRGDSNICAAAIHAGVILNDVGGDCTLLKAAGQNFYPGSTRHGITSKQFDGNYGVSYTFADGELRCPGDDWYEFGEYCYKPFDDKKTWHNARHSCRSLGADLVSIRSMTEQSWLESYLYLATSDTWTGLNDLVIPGMFTWSDEHMVTFTYWAPGEPNNHDGFSEDCVEMLHQTGRWNDVSCNELNTYTCKKPKSHYPVPSAKPTVYGCPEGWEAYGYSCYWMEDKTMKWSEAKDFCKEKDSFMLHIGDIYEQAHFTVALSGKTGLWWIGLRAHGGLGGGVDYIWDNDAPLTFTHWDKNQPDNGDGSCVAMTTGRIGGFWDDQPCLDKHSFVCEKPRPDISPPTKPPTPPPSQGCANGWTALPHFRQCYKLFHNVAPSLRKSWEGALEDCASRGANLVSIHNQEEEEFLAQYSKGSTKWIGLKNNPLEGGFSWSDGTPLAHTNWGAGEPNNHDGREDCVEMVSSTNGTHSWWNDQFCGAHQDWICMIAKGKNPIIPPVPPPDIPAPDCGTNVGWRKNNNICYYYNDTDIVDFHTALMRCYAEKALLASIHSDEEQTFVNSMVGTGRIDGAWIGMRASDIINEHYVWVDSSPVTYTHWAPGEPNNANGEEQCVQMYKHYGGWNDANCGRAGAGYVCKKLPGDIHTPPPPTQPWEGNCPEGWMLFKDKCFMFKGKKHDMRGSWPFARNWCKEQGGELAVIDSQYENDFVASYLRDLEHPTWIGLSDLLVENQYAWSDGVSPVLYTNWNDKEPNNAGGAEHCVAMTHSHLVTGRWNDDACHKNYSFVCYRKKSSSIKPPPPTKSPCPAWYPISWYNNCYKLVEEAATWDAAQAACKIKGGNLASIDMSYDQAFIAGVVLQGRADAWIGLRRKDDSSYSWTDGWPVFFTEWGPGEPTNVKDEGCVSMHASRAFHGTWNDTKCDLEKPYICKYSTEKPPATPAPGGGMCLKHWAPYGRHCYFVYNDVKGYSWPDSRHHCQTFEAELVSIHSRAEVEFIRTLNSSKKHNVWIGLTRDSHFGWGWTDKTSLGFVNWAPGEPNAAFHPGEVGEESCVEMYADGRWNDNNCLQKRGFVCRHRQFHSTDDNGKPVYPTDAPAADNGGVIAGAVIAAIVIFILIVGLLYYVFSVRGYKLSALSLPTRTTSTVEVPAFTNPNFSGESDT